From Flavobacterium lipolyticum, one genomic window encodes:
- a CDS encoding helix-turn-helix transcriptional regulator, producing MMNSKFVACLLLNLFLTPLFSQSKEVVDSLLRENRKIVSLKEVLVNTDKAFRIAKSINYEEGVLRAELEKIIVFFYQDNINKGAERIKKIEPEILKSNNIFLITRLRTIKGTMYLRLHMKSLAKTEFNNALFYSDRILDDDQRHYVKQLAYYGLAFVANESGIKNSEYLVFRYLKKSYQEASLIKDVSLLDGLVVICDVLGAYYSDRKDFTSAKFYLKKSLIISKKAECVRCQVYSFSRIGRMYYNMEDYVNAMKNYEKSLEISKLSGNLVAMEDIYRELAIVYDKLDNDEKLKESLRNLTLVRDSIRNNDDLAIGSTVKNITGDLDLKHKKNVSYLKIYIIIGSILCFILFYVILMYLKKYKAEKNNNDKLEKDLIAKTHFIQSLNSNKSIAEKEEELKTVIRMAIKNDVLFFQTFNELFPDFKDKLLQLDPFFKIVDLKFCSYLKLNFDTKEIARYTGNSVRSVESKKYRLRKKMGISSQEDINAWFFNL from the coding sequence ATGATGAATTCAAAATTTGTTGCATGTCTACTTTTAAATCTTTTTTTAACTCCTTTGTTTTCGCAAAGTAAGGAAGTGGTTGATTCATTATTGAGGGAAAATAGAAAAATAGTTAGTTTAAAAGAAGTTTTGGTAAATACTGATAAGGCTTTTAGAATTGCGAAATCCATTAATTATGAAGAAGGAGTACTTCGTGCAGAGCTAGAAAAGATTATTGTATTCTTTTACCAAGACAATATTAATAAGGGCGCGGAAAGAATAAAAAAGATTGAACCTGAAATTCTGAAGTCGAATAATATTTTTCTAATTACTAGATTAAGGACTATTAAAGGAACTATGTATTTACGGCTACATATGAAGAGTCTGGCAAAGACAGAATTTAATAATGCATTATTCTATTCAGATAGAATTCTTGATGATGATCAACGTCACTATGTAAAACAGTTAGCTTATTATGGATTGGCATTCGTAGCTAACGAGAGCGGTATAAAGAATAGTGAATATTTAGTTTTTAGATATCTTAAAAAATCGTACCAAGAGGCATCTCTTATAAAGGATGTATCTCTTTTGGATGGTTTAGTTGTAATTTGTGACGTATTAGGGGCGTATTATTCAGATAGAAAAGATTTTACTTCTGCAAAATTTTATTTAAAAAAGTCATTAATCATTTCGAAAAAGGCAGAGTGTGTTAGGTGTCAAGTATATTCTTTCAGTAGAATAGGCAGAATGTACTATAATATGGAAGACTATGTCAATGCAATGAAGAATTATGAAAAGTCTCTTGAAATTAGTAAATTAAGTGGGAATTTAGTTGCAATGGAAGATATTTATAGAGAATTGGCCATAGTATATGATAAATTGGATAATGATGAAAAGTTAAAAGAAAGTTTGCGAAACTTAACGCTTGTTAGAGATAGTATAAGGAATAACGATGACTTAGCTATTGGAAGTACTGTCAAAAACATTACGGGTGATTTAGATTTAAAACATAAGAAAAATGTAAGTTATCTAAAAATATATATAATTATTGGAAGTATTTTATGTTTTATACTTTTTTATGTCATTTTAATGTATTTAAAAAAGTATAAAGCGGAAAAAAATAACAATGATAAGTTGGAAAAAGACTTAATCGCGAAAACCCATTTTATTCAATCGTTAAATTCGAATAAGTCTATTGCTGAAAAAGAAGAAGAGTTGAAAACTGTCATTCGCATGGCGATAAAAAATGATGTATTGTTTTTTCAAACATTTAATGAATTATTTCCTGATTTTAAAGATAAATTACTGCAATTAGATCCTTTCTTTAAAATTGTTGATTTAAAATTTTGCAGTTATTTGAAACTAAATTTTGACACTAAAGAGATCGCGAGATACACGGGCAATTCGGTTAGATCTGTTGAATCTAAAAAATATCGTTTAAGGAAAAAAATGGGAATATCTTCTCAAGAAGATATTAACGCATGGTTTTTTAATTTATAA
- a CDS encoding gliding motility-associated C-terminal domain-containing protein, whose protein sequence is MKKKNNMLFFGVLFFVTTVEAQITNTGKLTISPGTVFSSKFNFENSSSGAILNDGELVILSDFNNDGLVFFTDSQYSNTKFIGKKNQRITGSSPAEFTKFNDLIFDNDSKQPAFIVSGKLSVSGNTDFRKGIVNTGRFNGSIVYEIDANHFNTSNESHIEGYAEKKGNTDFTFPIGDKSLYRYAKITSINASAGSSIIGKYFLENSNLSFPHSSRAGNLEQIDNKQYWEIENHSGYAEIMITLSWDKETTSDFIWKDLKNMMGNEDVLTIVRWDKDKKLWIDEGGVAEVNDNESGTVTTFSKISGFGIFALAKIKRSTKNDGYVFVYNAVSPNNDGKNDFFKIEGIQKYPNNRVTIFNRWGAKVFETTNYDSRGNVFNGYSQSQGKSEFNNDSTLPTGTYFYVLSYEVKSGEDSRNVEKVGYLYISDN, encoded by the coding sequence ATGAAAAAAAAAAATAATATGTTGTTTTTTGGTGTTTTGTTCTTTGTTACTACTGTGGAGGCACAGATAACAAACACTGGAAAGTTGACAATTTCACCCGGAACCGTGTTTTCTTCAAAATTTAATTTTGAGAATTCGTCTTCTGGAGCAATTTTAAATGATGGAGAACTTGTTATTTTATCTGATTTTAATAATGACGGTTTGGTGTTTTTTACAGATAGTCAATACAGTAATACTAAGTTCATTGGAAAGAAGAACCAAAGAATAACGGGAAGCTCTCCCGCTGAATTTACAAAATTTAATGATTTAATTTTTGACAATGATTCTAAACAGCCTGCTTTTATAGTTTCGGGTAAATTAAGCGTTTCAGGGAATACTGATTTTAGGAAAGGAATTGTAAATACTGGAAGATTTAATGGGTCGATCGTTTATGAAATAGATGCAAATCATTTTAATACGAGTAATGAAAGTCATATAGAGGGATATGCAGAAAAAAAGGGAAATACTGATTTTACCTTCCCGATAGGTGATAAATCGCTTTATCGCTATGCAAAGATAACGTCCATAAATGCAAGTGCAGGAAGTTCCATTATAGGGAAATATTTTCTTGAAAATTCGAATTTGTCTTTTCCTCATTCTAGCAGAGCGGGGAACCTTGAACAAATTGATAACAAGCAGTATTGGGAAATAGAGAATCATTCAGGATATGCTGAAATTATGATTACCCTTTCTTGGGATAAAGAGACAACATCAGATTTTATTTGGAAAGATCTAAAAAATATGATGGGAAATGAGGATGTGCTTACAATTGTGAGATGGGATAAAGATAAAAAGCTTTGGATAGATGAAGGAGGGGTAGCAGAAGTTAATGACAATGAATCGGGTACTGTTACTACTTTTTCTAAAATCTCTGGCTTTGGAATATTTGCTTTGGCAAAAATAAAAAGGAGTACTAAAAATGACGGTTATGTATTTGTTTATAATGCTGTGAGTCCAAATAATGATGGAAAGAATGATTTTTTTAAAATTGAAGGAATTCAGAAGTATCCAAATAATCGCGTAACCATTTTTAATCGTTGGGGAGCAAAAGTTTTTGAAACGACAAATTATGACTCACGGGGTAATGTTTTTAATGGATATTCTCAGTCACAAGGTAAAAGTGAGTTTAACAATGATAGCACACTTCCAACAGGAACCTATTTCTATGTCTTAAGCTACGAAGTAAAAAGTGGAGAGGATTCTAGGAATGTTGAAAAAGTAGGATACTTATATATAAGTGATAATTAA
- a CDS encoding PorP/SprF family type IX secretion system membrane protein, which yields MNVDCKFIVLFLVCGLSGFCQQNPQYTQYMYNVMNINPAYAGQREVLSIFGLHRSQWVGIEGAPSTSTVALHAPINDSKLGVGISFENDRIGPSSENKFTANLSYTIDFSDYYKLSFGLNSSVTNVKVDYTKLDIYDPNDISYQNNVNKFSPNFGAGLYLHSDYTYVSVSVPGILETKHYSDNEAFSTAKQKMHLYLMGGHVFEVNPLLLFKPSLLVKLVQGTSAQVDLSANFLLNEKFTAGISYRFSSTFSGMAGFQVTDGLFVGYAYDREISKISNFNSGSHELFLRFEVFEYFDRIVSPRFF from the coding sequence ATGAATGTTGATTGTAAATTTATTGTACTTTTTTTAGTCTGTGGTTTATCAGGATTTTGCCAGCAAAACCCTCAATATACACAGTATATGTACAATGTTATGAATATAAATCCGGCATACGCCGGGCAAAGAGAAGTTCTGAGTATTTTTGGTTTGCACAGAAGTCAATGGGTTGGAATAGAGGGTGCGCCTTCGACCAGTACGGTTGCCCTTCATGCACCAATAAATGATAGTAAATTAGGAGTTGGAATTTCGTTTGAAAATGATCGAATTGGACCATCTAGTGAAAATAAATTTACAGCTAATTTGTCGTATACAATTGATTTCTCAGACTATTACAAACTTTCTTTTGGATTAAACTCGTCAGTTACAAATGTAAAGGTTGATTATACCAAACTTGATATTTACGATCCCAATGATATATCATATCAAAACAACGTAAATAAGTTTTCTCCAAATTTTGGAGCGGGATTGTATTTACATTCGGATTATACTTATGTCTCGGTATCGGTTCCTGGTATCTTAGAAACAAAGCACTATAGTGATAATGAGGCTTTTTCAACTGCCAAACAAAAAATGCATTTGTATTTAATGGGTGGGCATGTTTTTGAGGTTAATCCTTTGTTATTATTTAAGCCTTCATTGCTAGTAAAACTAGTACAAGGGACCTCTGCTCAGGTTGATTTATCTGCAAATTTCCTCCTAAATGAAAAATTCACGGCTGGAATTTCTTATAGATTTTCGTCTACATTTAGTGGGATGGCAGGCTTTCAGGTTACAGATGGATTATTTGTAGGTTATGCATATGACAGAGAAATTTCAAAAATTTCAAATTTTAATTCGGGTTCGCATGAGCTTTTTTTGCGTTTCGAAGTGTTTGAATATTTTGACAGGATAGTTTCACCCAGGTTCTTCTAA
- a CDS encoding M16 family metallopeptidase → MGIDINLIFGVLSFCATVFAQDKGDNFTKIKELGGIEEYLYEKNGMNVLLLQDNASPVVTVQVVYRVGSKNEVLGSTGATHLLEHLMFKGTPSFNKKNGNSIAEVLLDVGAELNATTWLDRTNYFETIPSDKIGLALEIEADRMRNSLLLKEDKEAEMTVVRNEFERNENDPGALLEKEIWASAYIAHPYHHSTIGWKSDIEGVSVEVLRDFYNKYYWPDNATLTIIGDFKKENVFGLIEKYFGKIRKAPTMLSQLYTEEPEQYGARKIIVRKPGELGIVKRAYKIPGALHQDLPALNVLGKIISSGPSAILNKTFVDTRMGIYTHARPTNFKEAGLFMIGVDFPTTSKHEDVDSKLSEVIEKIQKDGVTQDEVDRVVAEISAESVLRRDGSGVISAELTEAIALGDWTEYVTGVDKLKKVTRADILRVAQKYLVEDQSTTGYFVPKENGSQNNNEIKASKFKSEREPFYYRSKKEIDNTRDSSFITLPKQIDNTLVSDLDDNPFKESGFSYKREKVAGIDLVSVKTSAKDFVTVTGSISFGNYANENKNGVIPSLTAAMLSKGTRMKDKFKWSDELQKLGVNINISASKFKLDIAFKCLKKDLNQVVALFAEELRDPLFDSKEFENLKLQFAGNMQQNLNDPSERGSIALIQAIYPKGNPNYRASIEEDLENVKSATLKEVKDFHNKYFGPASMHLVVVGDIADGSKIKNSLNKSFKNWNGGVIESLKFKEVIKSPSKSQVITIIEKPSAELFVGQYTGLKKSGADYTAFYVANQVLGGGFSGRLMKTVRDKEGLTYNILSGMAGNVNTGGFWVVNASFNPVLFQKGLDATMVQIDKWIKDGITTEELEKKKTSIIGSFKVGMSTTEGISGTILSFIERGMEPDYIEQFLKDIDKVTLQQVNDVIKKYLQLDKMITIKAGSLDKDSTPLK, encoded by the coding sequence ATGGGGATAGATATAAATTTGATTTTTGGTGTTTTAAGTTTTTGTGCCACAGTTTTTGCACAGGATAAAGGGGATAATTTTACTAAAATAAAGGAGTTAGGTGGTATTGAAGAGTATTTGTATGAGAAAAATGGGATGAATGTTTTGCTTTTGCAAGATAATGCTTCACCGGTGGTAACAGTACAAGTTGTTTATCGTGTAGGGTCTAAAAATGAAGTTTTGGGAAGTACCGGGGCAACACATCTTTTAGAGCATTTAATGTTTAAAGGAACACCTAGTTTTAATAAAAAAAACGGGAATTCTATTGCGGAAGTATTATTAGATGTTGGAGCCGAATTAAATGCCACAACATGGTTGGATCGTACAAATTATTTTGAAACCATTCCTAGTGATAAAATCGGATTAGCTCTTGAGATTGAAGCTGATAGAATGAGGAATTCTTTGCTTTTAAAAGAAGATAAAGAAGCGGAAATGACTGTGGTTCGTAACGAATTTGAGCGTAATGAAAACGATCCGGGAGCTTTATTAGAGAAAGAAATCTGGGCCTCAGCATATATTGCACATCCGTATCATCATAGTACAATTGGTTGGAAATCTGATATAGAGGGCGTTTCGGTTGAAGTGTTGCGTGATTTTTACAATAAATATTATTGGCCGGATAATGCAACTCTAACTATTATTGGAGATTTTAAAAAAGAAAATGTTTTTGGATTGATTGAAAAATATTTTGGAAAAATTAGAAAGGCACCTACCATGCTGTCGCAATTGTATACGGAAGAACCGGAACAATATGGAGCACGAAAAATTATTGTTAGAAAACCAGGAGAATTAGGCATTGTCAAACGAGCGTATAAAATTCCTGGAGCTCTGCATCAGGATTTACCTGCCTTGAATGTTTTAGGTAAGATTATTAGTTCTGGACCTTCGGCAATTTTAAACAAAACCTTCGTAGATACTCGTATGGGGATTTACACTCATGCAAGACCTACAAACTTTAAAGAAGCTGGGCTTTTTATGATTGGAGTTGATTTTCCAACAACATCAAAGCATGAAGATGTGGATTCTAAATTAAGCGAGGTTATAGAAAAGATTCAGAAAGATGGAGTAACTCAAGATGAAGTAGATCGTGTTGTTGCCGAGATTAGTGCAGAAAGTGTTTTAAGACGCGATGGTTCTGGAGTCATTTCAGCTGAATTAACCGAAGCTATTGCGCTTGGAGACTGGACAGAATACGTGACAGGAGTTGACAAATTGAAAAAGGTAACTCGGGCAGATATTTTACGTGTTGCTCAGAAATACTTAGTCGAAGATCAAAGTACAACTGGGTACTTTGTTCCGAAAGAAAATGGAAGTCAAAATAATAACGAAATAAAAGCTAGCAAATTTAAGAGTGAAAGAGAACCATTTTATTACAGAAGTAAAAAAGAAATTGACAATACTAGAGATAGTTCTTTTATTACTTTACCAAAGCAAATTGATAATACATTGGTAAGTGATTTAGATGATAATCCATTCAAAGAATCCGGGTTTAGTTATAAAAGAGAAAAAGTGGCTGGAATTGATCTGGTTTCAGTAAAAACTTCTGCAAAAGATTTTGTGACCGTTACGGGCAGTATTTCATTTGGAAATTATGCAAATGAAAATAAAAACGGAGTAATTCCTTCATTAACAGCTGCAATGTTGTCTAAAGGAACTAGGATGAAGGACAAGTTTAAATGGTCTGATGAGTTGCAAAAGCTTGGAGTAAACATCAATATTAGTGCTTCCAAATTTAAATTAGATATTGCATTTAAGTGTTTAAAGAAAGACTTGAATCAGGTAGTGGCTTTGTTTGCTGAAGAATTACGCGATCCTTTATTTGATTCAAAAGAATTTGAAAATCTAAAATTGCAATTTGCAGGGAATATGCAGCAGAATTTAAATGATCCAAGTGAAAGGGGCAGTATTGCTTTAATACAGGCAATTTATCCAAAAGGAAACCCAAATTATAGAGCAAGTATCGAAGAAGATTTGGAAAATGTGAAGAGTGCTACTTTGAAGGAGGTAAAAGATTTTCATAATAAGTATTTTGGTCCGGCTTCTATGCATTTAGTTGTTGTTGGAGATATAGCAGATGGTTCGAAAATAAAGAATTCGTTAAATAAATCATTTAAAAATTGGAATGGTGGAGTAATTGAAAGCTTAAAATTTAAAGAAGTTATAAAATCACCCTCAAAATCACAGGTCATTACAATTATTGAAAAACCAAGTGCTGAGTTATTTGTTGGACAGTATACTGGTTTAAAAAAATCGGGTGCCGATTATACCGCATTTTACGTTGCTAATCAGGTTTTGGGTGGCGGTTTTTCTGGCCGTTTAATGAAAACCGTTCGGGACAAGGAGGGGTTAACATACAATATTTTATCTGGAATGGCAGGGAATGTAAATACAGGTGGTTTTTGGGTAGTTAATGCTTCATTCAATCCGGTTCTCTTCCAAAAAGGATTAGACGCCACAATGGTTCAGATTGATAAGTGGATAAAAGATGGAATTACTACTGAAGAATTGGAAAAAAAGAAGACCAGTATAATCGGAAGCTTTAAAGTAGGAATGTCAACTACAGAAGGAATATCAGGCACTATTTTAAGTTTTATTGAAAGAGGTATGGAGCCCGATTACATCGAGCAATTTTTAAAAGATATTGACAAAGTAACTTTGCAACAAGTTAATGATGTAATCAAAAAGTATCTGCAATTAGACAAAATGATTACTATAAAAGCAGGTTCATTGGATAAGGATAGTACTCCTTTAAAATAG
- a CDS encoding CAP domain-containing protein — MNRLLILLLSSAFLTINSCSSESQDQVMNIPTEIKNNYAYSTDELETIKLINDYRISVGLNVLTVSDYISNKCEEHDIYMIAKNAPSHDGFTGRFENIVKVLGAIKVEENIAYNYKTPQAAVDAWLKSAEHKKAIEGDFNYMGLSIKKSELNGRNYYTNIFAKI, encoded by the coding sequence ATGAATAGATTACTTATCCTGCTCCTTTCGAGCGCCTTCTTAACTATAAATTCCTGTTCTTCAGAGTCACAAGATCAAGTTATGAACATTCCAACTGAAATTAAAAACAACTATGCCTATAGTACGGATGAATTAGAAACTATCAAACTAATAAACGATTATAGAATTAGTGTTGGTCTGAATGTTTTAACAGTAAGTGATTATATTTCTAACAAGTGCGAAGAACATGACATTTATATGATTGCAAAGAATGCACCGAGTCATGATGGTTTTACGGGCCGCTTTGAAAATATAGTAAAGGTTTTGGGAGCTATAAAAGTTGAAGAAAATATAGCCTACAACTATAAAACTCCACAAGCAGCCGTCGATGCCTGGCTAAAAAGTGCTGAGCATAAAAAAGCCATCGAAGGAGATTTTAATTATATGGGGCTTTCGATAAAAAAAAGCGAATTAAATGGTAGAAACTATTACACCAATATCTTTGCTAAAATTTAA